One Clostridiales bacterium DNA segment encodes these proteins:
- the fliQ gene encoding flagellar biosynthesis protein FliQ: MSQNFVIGVIKDALTTVITVAGPIVLVALVIGLIISIFQATTQIQEQTLTFVPKMLAVFVSLIIFGTWMLRQLTGFAQRMFDAIPNLLR; the protein is encoded by the coding sequence ATGAGTCAGAATTTTGTAATAGGCGTTATAAAAGATGCTCTTACGACGGTTATAACGGTGGCAGGGCCGATCGTCCTGGTTGCCCTTGTAATCGGCCTTATAATAAGCATATTTCAGGCAACGACTCAGATACAGGAACAGACGCTGACATTTGTGCCGAAGATGCTCGCCGTCTTTGTTTCGCTGATAATTTTCGGGACATGGATGCTTCGCCAGCTTACAGGGTTTGCACAGAGGATGTTTGATGCCATACCGAATTTATTAAGGTGA
- a CDS encoding flagellar FlbD family protein translates to MIKLTGLSGKEFYLNCDLIEKLEVTPDTVVTTTTDKKFIVRESPDVIIQRIINFRRKYYSNIPEVSRE, encoded by the coding sequence ATGATTAAATTGACTGGCTTAAGCGGCAAAGAATTTTATTTGAACTGTGATTTGATTGAGAAGTTGGAAGTGACGCCTGATACTGTTGTTACGACAACCACTGATAAAAAATTTATTGTCCGCGAATCACCGGACGTGATCATTCAAAGAATTATAAACTTTCGAAGAAAGTATTATTCGAATATTCCGGAGGTAAGCAGAGAATGA
- the flhF gene encoding flagellar biosynthesis protein FlhF, whose amino-acid sequence MIIKKYVADTMSEALNLIRLELGPQALIVNKRFIRQKGIRGMFLPKRLEVTAALDVPERNIGRTEGVSLSKDNANKMEIEQEIYEVKEMLQKLTAEKQKKIKREKKTGIRKLLLERDVSEDVINSILKSIKEKEEYKNLSRISDAIFVKGIGEVIKTGIQKNGRVQAFIGPTGVGKTTTIAKIAAFKALNMKNKVGLVTIDTYRIGAVEQLKIYADILGLPFEVVNTVGDIQRCFDRLGDCDSILVDTTGRSIKNAMQLSELKLYLDRIKPDVTYLTVSMTTKYIDLLEILKGFGQMNYNSIILTKLDETAAYGSILNVAYNAKVPISYIAVGQNVPDDIEKADKDKLLNLLIGEGRV is encoded by the coding sequence ATGATAATTAAAAAATATGTTGCCGACACAATGAGTGAAGCTTTAAATTTAATAAGACTTGAACTCGGGCCTCAGGCGCTGATAGTGAATAAAAGATTTATAAGGCAGAAAGGGATACGCGGGATGTTCCTGCCCAAAAGGCTCGAGGTTACGGCAGCCCTCGATGTTCCGGAAAGAAACATCGGCCGTACTGAAGGAGTCAGCCTTTCCAAAGATAATGCAAATAAAATGGAAATCGAGCAGGAGATATATGAAGTTAAAGAAATGCTTCAGAAGCTGACCGCTGAAAAACAGAAAAAAATAAAAAGAGAAAAGAAGACGGGCATAAGGAAATTGCTGCTGGAAAGAGATGTAAGCGAAGATGTTATCAATTCGATATTGAAATCTATTAAGGAAAAGGAAGAATATAAAAATCTGTCGAGAATTTCCGATGCGATATTTGTAAAGGGAATAGGCGAAGTAATAAAGACAGGCATACAAAAGAACGGAAGAGTGCAGGCCTTTATAGGGCCGACGGGGGTCGGAAAAACCACGACTATTGCGAAGATAGCGGCCTTTAAAGCCCTCAATATGAAAAACAAGGTCGGCCTTGTAACTATAGATACATACAGGATAGGCGCAGTCGAGCAGCTTAAGATTTACGCCGATATATTGGGACTTCCTTTTGAGGTGGTAAATACAGTAGGAGATATACAAAGATGTTTTGACCGCCTTGGAGATTGTGACAGCATACTCGTAGATACAACGGGCAGAAGTATAAAAAATGCGATGCAGCTTTCGGAGCTTAAGCTTTATCTCGATAGAATAAAGCCGGATGTAACTTATCTTACTGTAAGCATGACAACAAAATACATAGATTTGCTTGAAATTTTAAAAGGTTTCGGGCAAATGAACTATAACAGCATTATTCTCACTAAACTGGATGAAACGGCTGCATACGGATCCATATTGAATGTCGCATATAACGCGAAAGTGCCTATATCTTATATAGCCGTAGGGCAAAATGTGCCGGATGATATTGAAAAAGCCGATAAGGATAAGCTCTTAAACCTTTTAATAGGGGAGGGCAGAGTATGA
- a CDS encoding flagellar biosynthetic protein FliO: MGGEFAASIIKIIIFLPMIILLAYISIKIGGRGISNMTNGRIIKIIEKVPLSGKAFLCVAQIEDKYYALSCTEKSIDVLMELSPDIIKQKKNNQVNFKEAFLNNFNMLIRRKDKL; the protein is encoded by the coding sequence ATGGGCGGAGAATTTGCGGCAAGCATTATAAAGATAATAATATTTTTACCCATGATTATATTGCTTGCATATATAAGCATAAAAATCGGCGGCCGTGGTATCAGCAACATGACAAACGGCAGGATAATCAAAATAATTGAGAAAGTGCCCCTATCGGGCAAGGCTTTTCTTTGTGTGGCACAGATTGAGGATAAATATTACGCTTTAAGCTGCACAGAAAAGAGTATAGATGTTCTAATGGAGCTGAGTCCTGACATAATAAAACAGAAGAAAAATAATCAGGTTAACTTCAAGGAAGCCTTTTTAAACAATTTTAACATGCTGATTAGAAGAAAGGATAAACTATGA
- a CDS encoding flagellar basal body-associated FliL family protein has product MNALKKTGIALLALIFVAVIALLVFIIYKLGLFTNKQGSVATGQQQTQNAVKSSAKEYTVNLGDFTVNLQDPDYKRYMKVSVYAGYTTKGLETELSEKNPAIKDIINDVLRSKKLDDVNSPDKTKAIKKELKDKLNPLLSTGQLTNIYFNEIIVQ; this is encoded by the coding sequence ATGAATGCGCTAAAAAAAACGGGGATTGCATTATTGGCTTTGATTTTTGTAGCTGTAATTGCTCTGTTGGTTTTTATAATTTATAAATTGGGGCTTTTTACAAATAAGCAGGGAAGCGTGGCAACGGGACAGCAGCAGACTCAAAATGCTGTAAAGTCTTCTGCTAAAGAGTATACTGTAAATCTCGGCGATTTTACCGTAAATTTGCAAGACCCGGATTATAAAAGATATATGAAGGTGTCGGTTTATGCCGGCTATACTACAAAGGGGCTGGAGACTGAATTGAGTGAAAAGAATCCTGCCATTAAAGATATCATAAACGATGTTTTAAGAAGCAAAAAGCTGGATGATGTCAATTCACCGGATAAAACCAAAGCTATAAAAAAGGAACTAAAAGACAAATTAAATCCCCTGTTGTCCACAGGTCAGCTTACGAATATATATTTTAACGAAATTATTGTGCAGTGA
- a CDS encoding motility protein A has protein sequence MKKRDLATIIGTILGMLAIINGMALNGNKYSLGSLRPFWDLPSVFITIGGSFFTIMIAYSADTLKKLPASIKNAFIIKHPSYGMLIEKFVSLSKKARKEGLLSLEEEIDSIDDDFLKSGIQMVVDGQEPETIRDVLESEVSSMEKRHTDEINLLKSWAGYAPAYGMIGTLIGLVQMLVQLNDPSTLGPGMAKAIVTSFYGAVMANFILGPLSNKLEMKTSEECEMKEMMLEGILSIQSGVNPRVIEDKLKTYLPPKERAALSENMESKGTVLQNE, from the coding sequence ATGAAGAAGAGAGATTTAGCCACAATTATAGGGACGATTTTAGGCATGCTGGCCATTATAAACGGGATGGCGCTAAATGGAAATAAATACAGCCTGGGCAGCCTGAGGCCTTTTTGGGATTTGCCGTCTGTATTTATTACTATAGGTGGTTCGTTTTTTACGATAATGATAGCCTATTCTGCCGATACTTTGAAAAAACTTCCAGCATCGATTAAAAATGCTTTCATAATCAAGCATCCTTCATATGGAATGCTTATTGAAAAGTTTGTGAGCCTGTCAAAGAAGGCGAGAAAGGAAGGGTTATTATCACTTGAAGAGGAAATCGATTCTATCGATGACGATTTCCTAAAGAGTGGCATACAGATGGTGGTGGACGGGCAGGAACCCGAGACCATAAGAGATGTATTAGAGTCCGAAGTGTCTTCTATGGAAAAAAGGCATACAGATGAAATAAATCTTTTGAAATCATGGGCAGGATATGCTCCTGCCTATGGGATGATAGGAACACTTATCGGCCTTGTCCAGATGCTTGTGCAATTAAATGACCCGAGCACATTAGGTCCCGGTATGGCAAAGGCTATCGTAACGTCTTTTTATGGAGCGGTAATGGCGAATTTTATACTGGGTCCCCTTTCAAACAAACTTGAGATGAAAACATCGGAAGAATGTGAAATGAAGGAAATGATGCTTGAAGGCATACTTTCGATACAGTCGGGAGTAAATCCAAGAGTAATTGAGGACAAACTAAAGACATATCTTCCGCCAAAGGAGCGGGCAGCGCTTTCTGAGAATATGGAAAGCAAGGGCACGGTGCTTCAAAATGAGTAG
- a CDS encoding OmpA family protein, with protein sequence MSRRKAQKKEISQAWLTTYSDTLTLILTFFVFLYSFALVDIRKFKAAANSINSAFGSKVAMFQLDENGGDAPIVGSVNPSNNSGTQNEAASNAKKLNDKINEFVNTNSLKDYVVVRQGSRGTYIEFKDKVLFDTGKSEIKDKGVSVLMKIAELIRNLPCDVEIEGHTDNVPIENSKFSSNWELSSARAINVLNFFTDNRGLQADRFSISAYGEYSPIASNDTPEGKALNRNVRILIVAANDTQEKSNMEG encoded by the coding sequence ATGAGTAGGAGAAAGGCGCAAAAGAAGGAAATAAGCCAGGCATGGCTTACTACATATTCGGATACGTTAACTTTGATATTGACTTTCTTCGTATTTTTATACTCGTTTGCACTGGTAGATATCAGAAAGTTTAAAGCGGCCGCAAATTCGATAAACAGTGCATTTGGCTCGAAGGTTGCTATGTTTCAACTGGATGAAAATGGCGGAGACGCCCCCATTGTCGGAAGCGTCAATCCTTCAAATAACAGCGGTACGCAGAATGAGGCGGCATCAAATGCAAAAAAGCTAAATGATAAGATCAATGAATTCGTTAATACGAATTCATTGAAGGATTATGTAGTCGTGCGGCAGGGAAGCCGCGGAACATATATAGAGTTTAAGGATAAGGTCCTTTTCGATACGGGCAAATCCGAAATAAAGGATAAGGGTGTTTCGGTGCTTATGAAGATTGCTGAGCTTATACGTAACCTGCCATGCGATGTGGAAATAGAAGGGCATACGGATAATGTACCGATTGAAAACAGCAAATTTTCGTCTAACTGGGAGTTATCGTCGGCAAGAGCTATTAATGTATTGAATTTTTTTACTGATAACAGAGGGCTTCAAGCTGACAGATTTTCAATTTCGGCTTATGGAGAGTACAGTCCTATTGCCAGCAATGATACTCCAGAGGGTAAAGCACTAAATAGAAATGTAAGAATACTTATAGTGGCTGCAAATGATACGCAGGAAAAAAGTAATATGGAGGGTTAG
- the flhB gene encoding flagellar biosynthesis protein FlhB, with protein sequence MNIQNTEIIIFVLVFIRIISFLGVSPVFMIRGIPNLLKAATGVILTYLIYGFVSYNPSAVPQNLVGLISAAAGECLFGVILGFMTTMVFQAIRISGQLLDIQAGFSMLSEFDINLGRVSILGNFTYLTGLFIFFLINGHHVLIRSLIQSFSAVPVFGVNIPPDMISYFLTLFQNMMILSLKLAAPVVVVLFLTDFTMGLISRTVPQLNVLMIGLSLKTLIGVLILSIIIPELVSLYIKAFEGFTFNINDFFKLFPVAIVFASSDKTEEPTPKKIEDARKKGQVPKSREFVSAIGLICITIIAISLGDLGLNTIEDFLSRSLVNSSSVPFAAGDLFDVFMYSGQQFIKVTAPLFAGVMTVSIAANIVQTGFIHSTEPLKPKLSRLNPIEGFKRMFSGRAFFELLKSSAIIVIVGYVIYSFVIGQFDTLLKLADMGLKSLISVPKSIIDSILVKVSLVVCVLGIIDLIYQKRTYTKEMRMTKEEVKEEFKQTEGDPKIKSAIRQRQREIARRRMMQQVPKATVVITNPTHLAVALRYEQGKDDAPYVVAKGADEIAQRIKEIAKENNVPIVENKFVARLLYKKVEIDDYVPFEMYQVIAEILAQVYKLNKNKSKGR encoded by the coding sequence TTGAATATACAAAATACCGAAATAATAATTTTTGTACTGGTTTTTATAAGGATAATAAGTTTCCTCGGGGTATCGCCTGTTTTCATGATAAGGGGAATACCTAATCTTTTGAAGGCAGCGACAGGAGTTATATTGACCTATTTGATATATGGTTTTGTAAGCTATAATCCGTCAGCAGTGCCGCAGAACCTTGTGGGGCTCATAAGCGCAGCAGCAGGAGAATGCCTTTTTGGGGTCATACTTGGATTTATGACCACCATGGTTTTCCAGGCAATAAGGATATCAGGCCAGCTTCTTGATATACAGGCTGGATTTTCGATGCTTAGCGAATTTGATATTAACCTTGGACGTGTATCGATACTCGGGAATTTTACATACCTTACGGGGCTTTTTATATTTTTCCTGATAAACGGGCATCACGTTTTAATTCGGAGTTTGATACAGAGTTTTAGCGCCGTGCCGGTATTTGGAGTAAACATTCCTCCCGATATGATTTCATATTTTTTAACATTGTTTCAAAATATGATGATACTTTCGCTAAAGCTTGCGGCACCGGTTGTTGTTGTACTTTTTCTTACTGATTTCACTATGGGGCTTATTTCTAGGACGGTGCCCCAGCTTAACGTTTTGATGATCGGGCTTTCGTTAAAAACGCTTATAGGAGTGCTTATATTATCAATAATTATTCCCGAACTTGTATCTTTGTATATCAAGGCATTTGAAGGGTTTACATTTAATATAAATGACTTTTTCAAATTGTTTCCTGTAGCGATAGTGTTTGCATCGAGCGATAAGACTGAAGAGCCTACTCCGAAGAAAATTGAGGATGCAAGAAAAAAAGGACAAGTCCCTAAAAGCAGAGAATTTGTTTCGGCTATAGGACTTATATGTATAACGATTATAGCCATTTCGTTAGGGGACTTAGGACTTAATACCATAGAAGATTTTTTAAGCAGGAGTCTCGTAAATTCCAGTAGTGTTCCATTTGCGGCAGGAGATTTATTTGATGTTTTTATGTATTCTGGGCAGCAGTTTATAAAAGTAACGGCTCCCCTTTTCGCAGGTGTCATGACTGTAAGTATTGCGGCAAATATCGTGCAGACCGGTTTTATACATTCTACAGAGCCTTTGAAGCCCAAACTCAGCAGGCTAAACCCTATAGAGGGTTTTAAAAGGATGTTTTCAGGAAGAGCTTTTTTCGAGCTTCTAAAATCGTCCGCCATAATAGTAATTGTAGGATATGTGATATACAGCTTCGTAATAGGTCAGTTTGACACGCTTTTAAAACTTGCTGACATGGGGCTCAAGTCCCTTATATCTGTACCTAAAAGCATAATCGATTCGATCCTCGTAAAAGTGAGCTTGGTCGTATGTGTGCTGGGTATTATTGATCTCATATACCAGAAGCGTACGTATACAAAAGAGATGAGAATGACAAAAGAAGAGGTTAAAGAAGAATTCAAGCAAACCGAAGGCGACCCCAAGATTAAATCAGCCATAAGGCAGAGGCAAAGGGAGATAGCCAGAAGGAGAATGATGCAGCAGGTACCTAAGGCAACGGTTGTTATCACAAATCCTACCCACCTGGCAGTAGCTTTAAGGTATGAGCAGGGGAAAGATGATGCCCCATATGTGGTGGCAAAAGGTGCTGATGAGATCGCCCAGAGAATAAAAGAGATCGCAAAAGAAAATAACGTGCCTATAGTGGAAAATAAATTTGTTGCGAGGCTGCTTTACAAAAAAGTTGAGATTGATGATTATGTGCCTTTTGAGATGTACCAGGTTATAGCCGAGATACTTGCTCAAGTATATAAATTAAACAAGAATAAAAGCAAAGGGCGCTAA
- the fliP gene encoding flagellar type III secretion system pore protein FliP (The bacterial flagellar biogenesis protein FliP forms a type III secretion system (T3SS)-type pore required for flagellar assembly.) gives MKKKTVFIIALIAAVSMLTYKAHAATGTLPIPKISLNIDNSGSPKDYVDSIKVLILITVLSLAPSFIVLMTSFTRIIVVLSFVRNALSTQQTPPNQVLIALALFLTFFIMSPVYSKVNSEAVQPYLQNKITQEQAIQIGEKPIKEFMLKQTYQKDLALFVDSSKIGKIDKPEDTPLRVLIPAFTISELKTAFEIGFLIYIPFIVIDMVVASILMSMGMFMLPPITISLPFKILLFIMVDGWNLVVKSLIQSFM, from the coding sequence ATGAAAAAGAAGACAGTATTCATTATTGCCTTGATTGCGGCGGTTTCCATGCTGACATATAAAGCACATGCGGCAACCGGTACGCTGCCGATACCAAAGATAAGTTTGAATATTGATAACTCAGGGTCGCCAAAAGATTATGTGGACAGTATAAAAGTACTAATATTGATTACAGTGCTTTCCCTCGCGCCTTCTTTTATTGTGCTTATGACTTCATTTACAAGGATAATCGTAGTTCTTTCCTTTGTAAGAAATGCTTTGTCGACGCAACAGACTCCGCCTAACCAGGTGCTTATTGCATTAGCTCTTTTCCTTACGTTTTTTATAATGTCGCCTGTATACAGTAAAGTAAACAGCGAGGCGGTGCAGCCTTACCTCCAGAACAAGATAACTCAGGAGCAGGCAATTCAAATAGGCGAGAAACCCATAAAAGAATTTATGCTGAAGCAAACTTATCAGAAGGATCTTGCCTTATTTGTAGATTCGTCAAAAATCGGAAAGATAGACAAGCCCGAGGATACACCGCTCAGGGTGCTTATACCGGCATTTACCATAAGCGAGCTAAAGACAGCGTTTGAAATAGGTTTCCTGATTTATATACCGTTCATCGTAATAGATATGGTTGTGGCAAGCATACTGATGTCAATGGGCATGTTTATGCTTCCCCCTATAACGATATCGCTGCCCTTTAAGATATTGCTCTTTATAATGGTCGATGGGTGGAATCTTGTTGTAAAGTCACTAATACAAAGCTTTATGTGA
- a CDS encoding flagellar hook-basal body complex protein — protein sequence MLRSLFSGVSGMKNNQVKMDVIANNIANVSTTAFKSGRVRFQDIFSQTIADASSPTANRGGINPRQIGLGMQVGGIDTIMNQGAPQPTGRPYDLAIDGDGFFIIKKPGENVYTRDGAFNLSEVAGAATTQFNIVNSDGYILQGYANTAAAGAAPVFDTNLSNIVINEEDGTGNKINSISIQADGTVSALYEGVDTPTVVGKVALARFTNPAGLKKLGGNNYETTSNSGQPELVQAGIDINSSIEQGTLEMSNVDLANEFTDMIITSRAFQANSRSITTSDEMLQELLNLKR from the coding sequence ATGTTAAGATCATTGTTCTCGGGAGTTTCCGGGATGAAAAATAATCAGGTAAAAATGGATGTTATTGCAAATAATATTGCAAATGTAAGTACTACGGCTTTTAAATCAGGAAGGGTGCGCTTCCAGGATATATTCAGCCAGACAATAGCCGACGCTTCATCGCCAACAGCAAACAGAGGCGGGATAAATCCGAGGCAAATAGGGCTCGGCATGCAGGTCGGAGGCATCGATACAATAATGAATCAAGGTGCACCGCAGCCTACCGGAAGGCCGTATGACCTTGCCATAGACGGAGATGGCTTTTTCATAATAAAAAAGCCTGGCGAAAATGTGTACACAAGAGACGGAGCATTTAATTTAAGCGAAGTTGCAGGCGCGGCTACAACACAGTTTAACATTGTAAACTCAGACGGCTATATTCTTCAGGGATATGCGAATACTGCGGCTGCAGGTGCTGCTCCGGTATTTGATACTAATTTATCGAATATTGTTATCAATGAAGAGGATGGGACAGGCAATAAGATCAACAGCATAAGCATTCAGGCGGATGGCACCGTATCGGCGCTATATGAAGGCGTAGATACACCTACGGTCGTAGGAAAAGTTGCCCTCGCGAGATTTACAAATCCTGCAGGACTTAAAAAGCTTGGCGGAAATAATTATGAAACGACATCCAATTCCGGTCAGCCTGAACTTGTACAAGCGGGTATAGATATTAATTCAAGCATAGAGCAGGGGACACTTGAGATGTCGAATGTCGACCTTGCAAATGAATTTACGGACATGATAATAACAAGCAGGGCTTTTCAGGCGAATTCAAGGTCCATAACTACCTCGGATGAAATGCTGCAGGAACTTTTAAATTTAAAGAGATAA
- a CDS encoding flagellar hook capping FlgD N-terminal domain-containing protein — MKVYNASPLAGNITTNDAGRNEISKDGFLMLLAAELQHQDPLNAGDSSQYIDQMAQFSTLEELTNLNNSIGTILNSEKFQQGSLMIGKTAMVVNSDGTYDQGIVSSVRLEDGEVDIVIGDKEYDVDNVVQLQNEGSGNIAL, encoded by the coding sequence ATGAAAGTATACAATGCAAGCCCTCTTGCGGGAAATATTACAACAAATGATGCCGGAAGGAATGAAATAAGCAAAGATGGTTTTTTAATGCTTCTCGCAGCAGAGCTACAGCATCAGGATCCTTTAAATGCAGGGGACAGCAGTCAGTATATAGACCAGATGGCACAGTTCTCGACGCTCGAAGAGCTGACGAATTTAAATAATTCAATCGGTACTATTCTAAATTCGGAAAAGTTTCAGCAGGGCAGCCTTATGATAGGGAAGACGGCCATGGTGGTAAATAGTGACGGTACATATGATCAGGGGATTGTAAGCAGCGTAAGATTAGAAGACGGGGAAGTCGATATTGTAATTGGCGATAAAGAATATGATGTGGACAACGTAGTGCAGTTGCAAAACGAAGGAAGTGGAAATATTGCCCTTTAG
- the flhA gene encoding flagellar biosynthesis protein FlhA has translation MDTAVALGVLGIIVMFIIPLSPGIIDILIIFNLAFSLIVLLLTLFATDTLQFSVFPTLLLVSTLFRLGLNVSSTRLILTSGNAGRVIAAFGNFVVRGNYVVGVIIFIIIFVIQFVVITNGSGRVAEVAARFTLDAMPGKQMSIDADLNAGIINESEAVERRKKLHLETDFYGAMDGASKFVKGDAIAGIIIVFINIIGGVIVGMMQGMAVMDALKQYCLLTIGDGLASQIPALLISTSTGILVTHSGGNESFGSELTGEFKAFPSAIAIVSVILFIFALVPSFPAIPFLILAVSTGYFAYTLEKDGNKKKGKMINKKAVEIANKENRNKEPDNIMNLFHVDTLEIDIGYGLIPLTDTKAGGDLLERISAVRRQCATELGILVQPIRIRDNLQLGTNEYVIKIRGIEIAKGESMSNHYLAMDPINSDVKIEGIKTHEPTFHLPAVWITPDKKEKAEMMGLTVVDPVTVLITQLTEVIKQHSYELLGRQEVKMLIDSVKESCSAVVEELIPDLLTIGDVQKVLQNLLREQVPIRDLETILESLADNARNTKDIELLTEYVRYAMGRVICKPFIDENNTINVITIHPKLEQIIGDNIHKSFQGSFPSLSPGNTEKILGSIKKIADNNVFYNNTPVILCSPRIRLAFRRMLEMVYPNIPVISMNEVPANVAINSVGVVSLDDN, from the coding sequence ATGGATACGGCAGTAGCTCTTGGCGTACTCGGGATAATAGTCATGTTTATTATTCCTTTAAGCCCTGGAATTATCGATATACTTATTATATTTAACCTGGCGTTTTCGCTTATTGTGCTTTTGCTTACGCTTTTTGCTACGGATACGCTCCAATTTTCGGTGTTCCCTACGCTGCTTTTAGTTTCCACGCTTTTCAGGTTAGGGCTTAATGTATCTTCAACGCGCCTGATCCTTACGAGCGGAAATGCAGGGCGGGTAATTGCCGCATTTGGCAATTTCGTCGTCCGCGGCAATTATGTTGTAGGTGTAATTATATTTATCATAATATTTGTTATACAGTTTGTGGTTATTACAAACGGTTCCGGAAGGGTTGCGGAAGTTGCCGCAAGGTTTACGCTAGATGCCATGCCTGGCAAGCAGATGAGCATAGATGCGGATTTGAATGCCGGAATAATAAACGAGAGCGAGGCTGTTGAAAGGCGTAAAAAACTTCACCTCGAAACAGACTTTTATGGAGCTATGGATGGTGCCAGCAAGTTTGTAAAGGGCGATGCCATAGCAGGAATAATAATCGTTTTTATTAACATAATAGGCGGTGTGATCGTCGGGATGATGCAGGGTATGGCTGTTATGGACGCACTGAAGCAGTATTGCCTTTTGACTATAGGAGACGGCCTTGCATCGCAGATACCTGCCTTATTGATTTCAACATCGACAGGAATACTCGTAACGCATTCCGGCGGGAATGAAAGCTTTGGAAGCGAACTTACAGGAGAGTTTAAAGCCTTTCCAAGTGCAATCGCAATAGTTTCCGTAATACTCTTTATATTTGCGCTGGTACCTTCATTTCCGGCAATACCTTTTCTAATACTTGCCGTATCAACAGGTTATTTTGCTTATACCCTTGAGAAGGACGGCAATAAGAAAAAGGGAAAGATGATAAATAAAAAGGCTGTCGAAATTGCAAATAAGGAAAATAGAAATAAAGAGCCTGATAATATAATGAATCTCTTTCATGTCGATACCCTTGAAATAGATATAGGATACGGACTTATACCGCTTACCGATACAAAAGCCGGCGGAGACCTTTTAGAGAGGATATCTGCAGTTAGGAGGCAATGTGCCACTGAACTCGGGATACTTGTCCAGCCTATCAGAATAAGGGACAACTTACAGCTTGGAACAAATGAATACGTTATAAAGATAAGGGGAATAGAAATTGCCAAGGGTGAATCTATGAGCAACCATTACCTGGCGATGGATCCGATTAATTCCGATGTGAAAATAGAGGGTATAAAGACACATGAGCCGACATTCCATCTTCCAGCGGTATGGATAACGCCTGATAAAAAAGAAAAGGCCGAAATGATGGGGCTTACGGTTGTAGATCCCGTAACGGTATTGATAACCCAGCTTACAGAAGTCATAAAACAGCACAGCTATGAACTTTTAGGAAGGCAGGAAGTAAAGATGCTGATAGATAGCGTAAAGGAAAGCTGCAGCGCTGTCGTAGAGGAGCTCATACCTGACCTTTTGACTATCGGGGATGTGCAAAAAGTGCTGCAGAATCTTTTAAGGGAACAGGTGCCTATAAGGGATCTTGAAACAATACTTGAGAGCCTGGCAGATAATGCGAGAAACACCAAAGACATAGAGCTTCTTACAGAATATGTAAGATATGCAATGGGTAGGGTTATATGCAAACCATTTATAGATGAAAATAATACGATAAATGTGATAACTATTCATCCGAAATTAGAGCAGATTATAGGTGATAATATACATAAATCTTTCCAGGGTTCATTCCCGTCGTTGAGCCCCGGTAATACTGAGAAAATATTGGGCAGTATAAAGAAAATCGCTGATAATAATGTTTTTTATAATAATACACCCGTAATATTATGTTCACCGAGGATAAGACTGGCGTTCAGAAGGATGCTTGAGATGGTGTATCCTAATATTCCGGTAATATCGATGAATGAAGTACCTGCTAATGTAGCCATTAATTCTGTGGGAGTAGTGAGTCTGGATGATAATTAA
- a CDS encoding TIGR02530 family flagellar biosynthesis protein, with protein sequence MPFRIINGKVVPVSLPQTESIGNAKRKGTGFQEIFQKELEKSTGVKLSAHAMERLKDRNINLDDEDIKRLNDAMEKADLKGAKESVLLYKDIAFVASIKNKTIITAVGKDKANENIFTNIDSAVVIY encoded by the coding sequence TTGCCCTTTAGGATAATCAATGGCAAAGTTGTTCCTGTCTCTCTGCCGCAAACTGAAAGTATTGGAAATGCGAAGCGAAAAGGCACTGGCTTTCAGGAAATCTTTCAAAAGGAATTAGAGAAATCCACTGGTGTAAAATTATCGGCCCATGCCATGGAAAGGCTTAAGGATAGAAATATCAATCTTGATGATGAAGATATAAAGAGGTTGAACGATGCCATGGAAAAGGCAGATTTGAAGGGTGCAAAGGAATCCGTCCTTTTATACAAGGATATTGCTTTTGTAGCGAGCATAAAAAATAAAACCATAATAACAGCCGTCGGTAAAGATAAGGCAAATGAGAATATATTTACGAACATAGACAGTGCAGTTGTAATATATTAA